A region from the Desulfomarina profundi genome encodes:
- a CDS encoding ParA family protein: MGILRQNQNKNLDDMKNNKIIAVANQKGGVGKTTTAINLSAALAQKGKKVLLIDSDPQGNSSSGVGVSVDKSLPNLYHAYSESCNVYNTISSTSTKKLSIIPSNIDLVAVEIELIELPEREYRLKRILKTIQPGFDFLIIDCPPSLGLLTINALTSADSVLIPMQCEYFAMEGLAQLVNTIRSVKKNFNKDLFIEGLLLTMFDKRNNLTHQVAGEIKKYFKDQLFKTTIPRNVRLSESPSHGKTIFDYDSKSTGAKSYMQLTTEFLKRQRTFK, translated from the coding sequence ATGGGTATTTTACGACAAAATCAAAATAAAAACCTGGATGATATGAAAAATAACAAAATAATTGCTGTTGCTAACCAGAAAGGGGGTGTGGGCAAAACCACAACCGCAATCAATCTTTCAGCTGCTCTTGCCCAAAAAGGGAAGAAAGTTTTACTTATCGACTCAGACCCACAAGGAAACAGTTCCAGTGGAGTAGGGGTGTCTGTAGATAAATCCTTACCTAATCTTTATCATGCATACTCAGAATCATGTAATGTCTATAATACAATAAGTTCAACTTCAACAAAGAAATTATCAATCATTCCTTCAAACATTGACCTTGTTGCTGTTGAAATTGAACTCATTGAACTTCCTGAAAGGGAATATAGACTAAAAAGGATTTTAAAAACAATTCAACCGGGTTTTGACTTCCTTATTATTGACTGTCCTCCTTCCTTGGGCTTACTCACTATAAACGCACTTACTTCGGCCGATTCTGTTCTTATTCCCATGCAATGTGAATATTTTGCCATGGAAGGTCTTGCTCAACTCGTAAACACAATACGATCAGTAAAAAAGAACTTTAACAAGGATCTTTTTATCGAAGGTCTATTGCTAACCATGTTCGACAAAAGAAACAACCTTACCCACCAGGTCGCAGGTGAAATAAAAAAGTATTTTAAAGATCAGCTTTTCAAAACGACTATTCCAAGAAATGTCCGCCTGAGTGAAAGCCCGAGTCACGGTAAAACTATTTTCGATTACGATTCTAAATCTACAGGCGCAAAATCATATATGCAACTGACAACAGAATTTTTAAAAAGACAAAGGACTTTTAAATGA